One window of Thermosipho affectus genomic DNA carries:
- the arcC gene encoding carbamate kinase, with product MKKLAVVAIGGNAVNRPGEKPTAQNMIKNLSETASYIVNMLDEYDIAITHGNGPQVGNLLIQQEIAKNKVPPFPIDVNDAQTQGSLGYMIAQTLNNCLKEKGRKREISALITQIIVDKNDPAFENPTKPVGPFYTKEEAEELEREKGWKIVEDAGRGWRRVVPSPKPLDIIEKDVIKLLMKNDVIVIAAGGGGIPVVLEDGRLKGVEAVIDKDRASALLAKEIGADVLIILTGVEKVYLNYGKEDQKALDRLTVSDAKKYLKEGHFPKGSMGPKIEAAIDFVEATGKECLITDMSVLDKALRGETGTRIIKG from the coding sequence ATGAAAAAATTAGCTGTTGTTGCAATTGGTGGGAATGCAGTTAATAGGCCAGGAGAAAAACCCACTGCACAAAATATGATAAAAAATCTTTCTGAAACTGCAAGTTATATAGTTAATATGCTTGATGAGTATGATATTGCGATTACTCACGGAAATGGACCACAAGTTGGAAATTTGCTAATCCAACAGGAAATTGCAAAAAATAAAGTTCCACCTTTTCCTATTGATGTTAATGATGCACAAACTCAAGGTAGTTTAGGATATATGATTGCTCAAACCTTGAATAATTGTTTGAAAGAGAAAGGAAGGAAGAGGGAAATTTCCGCTTTGATTACACAAATAATAGTGGATAAAAATGATCCCGCTTTTGAAAACCCAACTAAACCTGTCGGACCTTTTTATACAAAAGAAGAGGCAGAAGAATTGGAACGTGAAAAAGGTTGGAAAATAGTTGAAGATGCGGGTAGAGGTTGGAGGAGAGTTGTTCCATCTCCAAAACCTCTGGACATTATTGAAAAAGATGTGATAAAATTGCTTATGAAAAATGATGTGATTGTTATAGCAGCAGGTGGTGGGGGAATTCCTGTAGTCCTTGAAGATGGAAGATTAAAGGGCGTGGAAGCCGTAATTGATAAAGATAGGGCAAGTGCGTTACTTGCCAAGGAAATTGGTGCGGATGTTTTAATTATTTTAACAGGTGTTGAGAAAGTTTACTTAAATTATGGAAAAGAAGATCAAAAAGCGTTGGATAGATTAACTGTTTCTGATGCAAAAAAATACCTAAAAGAAGGTCATTTTCCAAAAGGAAGTATGGGACCTAAAATAGAAGCTGCAATAGATTTTGTTGAAGCGACTGGTAAAGAATGTTTGATAACAGATATGAGTGTATTGGATAAAGCCTTGAGGGGTGAAACTGGAACACGAATTATTAAGGGGTGA
- a CDS encoding bifunctional enoyl-CoA hydratase/phosphate acetyltransferase translates to MLKSFEEIVDIAKTKDAVVSLAGAEDIEALKAIKDVKDYGIKAILVGNEEIVRRNLNELGMDLPVVDAKSENEIAEKAVKLVSSGDANILMKGLIKTSTLLKAVLNKEWGLRGNGLLSHVALLETPGMDRIVFVTDGGMVIKPTLEQKVQIIKNAVELAHKLGYKEPKVGLIAAVEVVNPDMPETMEAAIIAKMAQRGQIKGCVVDGPLGLDNALSEFAAKIKKVSGDVAGKADILVVPDIHSGNFLGKSAIYLANGKIAGIVMGAKAPIVIVSRADTSESKKNSLAIAAAISVQKEGK, encoded by the coding sequence ATGCTAAAGAGTTTTGAAGAAATTGTAGATATTGCAAAGACCAAAGATGCGGTTGTTTCATTAGCCGGTGCAGAGGATATAGAGGCTTTAAAAGCTATAAAAGATGTCAAAGATTATGGAATAAAAGCTATTTTGGTTGGAAATGAGGAAATTGTGAGAAGAAATTTAAATGAATTAGGCATGGATTTGCCAGTTGTTGATGCAAAATCTGAAAATGAGATAGCGGAAAAAGCAGTGAAATTAGTTTCATCTGGTGATGCCAATATTCTAATGAAAGGCCTTATTAAAACTTCCACTTTATTAAAAGCAGTTTTAAACAAAGAATGGGGATTGAGAGGAAATGGTTTGTTATCTCACGTTGCATTATTAGAGACACCGGGCATGGATAGGATTGTGTTTGTTACAGATGGCGGAATGGTAATAAAGCCAACATTGGAACAAAAGGTTCAAATTATTAAAAATGCCGTTGAACTTGCACATAAATTGGGATATAAAGAACCGAAGGTAGGCCTTATTGCAGCAGTTGAGGTTGTAAATCCAGATATGCCTGAAACTATGGAAGCGGCAATTATTGCAAAGATGGCGCAGAGAGGTCAAATAAAAGGTTGTGTAGTAGATGGACCGTTGGGATTGGATAATGCTTTAAGTGAATTTGCGGCTAAAATAAAAAAAGTTTCAGGTGATGTAGCGGGAAAGGCAGATATATTGGTTGTGCCAGATATACATAGCGGAAATTTTTTAGGAAAATCTGCAATTTATCTTGCCAATGGTAAGATTGCCGGTATAGTGATGGGGGCAAAGGCACCTATTGTTATAGTTTCACGTGCTGATACAAGTGAATCAAAGAAAAATTCACTTGCTATTGCAGCGGCTATTAGTGTACAAAAGGAGGGAAAATAA